The Syntrophobacterales bacterium genome segment AAAGACTTGAGCGATATCGGGCGGCTCTGATGAAAACCGGCTTCGGATATGACAGCCACCGCCTTACGGCTGGACGCAGACTTATCCTGGGGGGGGTGGAGATTCCCTCCGAAAAGGGGCTCGCCGGCCATTCAGATGCCGATGTTCTTGTGCACGCCGTTTGCGATGCGCTAATTGGCGCCCTGGCCATGGGCGACATCGGCAGGCTTTTCCCCGATAGCGACCCCGCCTTCAAGGATATTTCCAGTCTGATTTTGTTGAAGCGGGTCGGGACGCTGGTTTCTGAACATGGTTATCAGGTGCGCAATATCGATGCGACGATCGTTCTGGAGAGGCCGAAATTGGCCGGCTATCTGCCCGTGATGGCGCAAAATATTGCCGACGTTCTGGCGATTTCCGGGTCTGCTGTAAGCGTCAAGGCCAAAACAAATGAAGGAATGGGGATGATCGGTGCAGGAGAAGGGGCCGCGGCATTTGCCGTTATCTTGATCGAAGAAGCCTGACGGCAGCCGGAAATCGAAGATTGATGTTCATAAACTGAAAAAGGGTTTTCCCGATATTTCCGCAGGGCAGGGGCCGCTTATAACTCAGAAATCGAAGATTAATGTTCATAAATTGATTAAGGAGGCAGCATGAAATTCATAGACGAATTAGACATTCATAAAAAAAAGGTGTTGTTTCGCTTCGATTTTAACGTTCCTCTGGACAGTTCTCAAAACATTACCGACGATATCCGCATCCGGTCGGTCCTCCCCTCGATAAATTACGCCCTCGATGAAAAGGCCAGGGTGATTATCGTTTCGCATCTTGGCCGTCCCAAGGGGAAGGTTGTGCCGGAGATGAGTCTGGCTCCGGTGGCGAAACGCCTTTCGCGGCTTCTGGGCAAGGATGTCCAGTTTGCCCCGGATTGCATTGGCGAGGATGTCCGCCGGAGGGTGGACGCCTTGCAGGCCGGCGACGTGCTGCTTTTGGAAAACCTGCGATTTCATAAGGAGGAAGAGAAAAACGACGAGGCATTCGCCGCCGAACTGGGCGGTCTGGCTGATATTTACATTGACGACGCTTTCGGCAACGCCCATCGTGCGCATGCCTCCAACGTCGGCATTACCCGGTTTGTGAAGATGCGCGGCGCAGGGTTTCTGATCAAAAAGGAGATTGAATATTTCGGCGGGGCGCTGGAAAAACCGGCCCGGCCGTTTGTCGCTATTGTCGGCGGTTCCAAGGTCTCAGGAAAGCTGGAGGCCGTTGCCAACCTGATTCGGAAGGTTGACAAGATCATCCTGGGCGGGGGCATGGCCTTTACGTTTCTGAAGGCCCTCGGCTACGGCATCGGTAAATCCGTTGTGGAGGACGAGCTGATCGGCAGGGCGGCCGAGGTGATGAAGGCGGTAAAGGAGCTGGGTGTAAAGCTCTATCTGCCGGTTGACTGCGTGATCGCGGAAAGCAGGGAAGCGGGCGCCCAGATCAGGGTAGTGCCCGTTCAGGAGATTACTCCGGGCTGGATGGGGCTGGATATTGGCCCTGCAACGGTAACCCTCTTTGCCGAGGTGTTGGAAAATGCCAAGACGATCCTCTGGAACGGGCCGATGGGCGTCTTTGAGATACCGGCCTTCAGCCACGGCACAACAGCGATGGCAAGAACTCTCGCGAACTCCGCGGCGGTAACGATTGTGGGCGGCGGCGATACGGACGTGGCCATCCAGCAGGCCGGCGAAAGCGACAAGATTACCTATATTTCAACCGGCGGCGGCGCCTCGCTGGAACTGCTTGAGGGCAAGGTGTTGCCGGGGATAGCCGCTTTGGAGCCGGACGGCCAAGAGGCGTAACGAGCAGGACGAGAGAGTTCGAGATATTTGGATTCGCAGGTTAAAGACGGCAGGAGAAATATCCGGCTGACAGTCGAATATGATGGCACTGATTATTGCGGCTGGCAGTGGCAGAAAAACGGGCTTTCCCTTCAGCAGGTTATAGAGGAGGCAATCGGCCGGATCACTGGGGAAAAAATCAGGATCAACGGCTCGGGGAGGACGGACAGCGGGGTACATGCCTGGGGCCAGGTTGCCAATTTTCATACAAATTCAATACTTCCGGAAAAGAGCCTCCTGCTGGGGATCAACAGTCTGCTGCCGCCGGATATCGCCGTCCGCGAGCTGGAGGAGGCCGACCCTGAGTTTCACGCCCGTTTTTCCGTAAAGAGCAAGGTTTATCTGTATTATATTTGCAACCGTCCGGTCCGGCCGGTCAGGGAAAGGCGTTACTCCTGGTTTATCTGGGAGCCTCTTTGTGTCGAGAAGATGCGGGAGGCTCTAACTGTTTTTCAGGGAAGGCATGATTTTACCTCGTTTTGTTCAACCCATACCGACAGCGCCGATCACGTGCGCACAATTCTTGGCGCGACTCTGGAAAAAGACGCCGGGGAGATGATAACGATCTCGATCGAGGCGGATGGGTTTTTGCGCTACATGGTGCGGGCGCT includes the following:
- the ispF gene encoding 2-C-methyl-D-erythritol 2,4-cyclodiphosphate synthase; its protein translation is MKTGFGYDSHRLTAGRRLILGGVEIPSEKGLAGHSDADVLVHAVCDALIGALAMGDIGRLFPDSDPAFKDISSLILLKRVGTLVSEHGYQVRNIDATIVLERPKLAGYLPVMAQNIADVLAISGSAVSVKAKTNEGMGMIGAGEGAAAFAVILIEEA
- a CDS encoding phosphoglycerate kinase, giving the protein MKFIDELDIHKKKVLFRFDFNVPLDSSQNITDDIRIRSVLPSINYALDEKARVIIVSHLGRPKGKVVPEMSLAPVAKRLSRLLGKDVQFAPDCIGEDVRRRVDALQAGDVLLLENLRFHKEEEKNDEAFAAELGGLADIYIDDAFGNAHRAHASNVGITRFVKMRGAGFLIKKEIEYFGGALEKPARPFVAIVGGSKVSGKLEAVANLIRKVDKIILGGGMAFTFLKALGYGIGKSVVEDELIGRAAEVMKAVKELGVKLYLPVDCVIAESREAGAQIRVVPVQEITPGWMGLDIGPATVTLFAEVLENAKTILWNGPMGVFEIPAFSHGTTAMARTLANSAAVTIVGGGDTDVAIQQAGESDKITYISTGGGASLELLEGKVLPGIAALEPDGQEA
- the truA gene encoding tRNA pseudouridine(38-40) synthase TruA → MDSQVKDGRRNIRLTVEYDGTDYCGWQWQKNGLSLQQVIEEAIGRITGEKIRINGSGRTDSGVHAWGQVANFHTNSILPEKSLLLGINSLLPPDIAVRELEEADPEFHARFSVKSKVYLYYICNRPVRPVRERRYSWFIWEPLCVEKMREALTVFQGRHDFTSFCSTHTDSADHVRTILGATLEKDAGEMITISIEADGFLRYMVRALVGTLAYAGLGKCTQKEVAAILEAKDRRRAKLTAPPQGLFLKQVNY